The Hevea brasiliensis isolate MT/VB/25A 57/8 chromosome 1, ASM3005281v1, whole genome shotgun sequence genome has a window encoding:
- the LOC131182248 gene encoding protein ACCELERATED CELL DEATH 6-like, whose amino-acid sequence MQVFKKLTLTGTKKAKDRDEIYYLPLHKAALMGKWEEAKEIIDDDQNAPIAKVTRAGETALHIAVSTGRSIQFVQKLVNLMDKDLLGQPDEEGDTPLHYAAFAGNTEAARILVKKDSKLPQKTNTYGLTPLHSAAANGQRKAVCYLQSVTHDKDPSPFAGKVGVKLLNLLITADFYDIAVDLLEQYPSLALGKDTDGKTAFLTLALKPGAFQSRIQKGYFRSLFNHFFSGTECPSSYPQGGDVENAIGSSEKGLTSPTIVKKMSKHKQALRLLGLLIFETLKGDNASKVRKLLLTPVRLAARLGIHEFVAEVIKAYPQSLWAFDENGMSYFHLAVKYRHENIFSLLCHQMSSRKHFITRSRDRFGNNLLHLAGELQPSDKVSGAALQMQRELQWFQEVEKVVQPSYKEMKNRKGKTPRMVFTEEHKVLRKQGEKWIKDTASSCIVVAALVVTVTFSAAFTVPGGNTSDEGIPIYLKDAAFLIFATSDVFALFFSSTSLLMFLGILTSRYSEYDFLKALPMRMSIGLISLFFSIVSMLVSFGSSLQIVLSHSVDRICVPISLLACVPITLFAILQFPLLVEIVSSTFGPGIFRKRNDEIIM is encoded by the exons ATGCAAGTATTCAAGAAGCTGACACTGACAGGGACTAAGAAAGCCAAGGATCGAGATGAAATTTACTACTTGCCACTACACAAAGCTGCCTTAATGGGTAAATGGGAAGAAGCAAAGGAAATAATTGATGATGATCAGAATGCACCGATTGCCAAGGTTACCAGAGCCGGGGAAACCGCTCTCCACATTGCAGTGAGCACAGGTCGCTCCATACAATTTGTACAGAAGCTTGTGAATTTAATGGACAAAGATTTATTGGGACAACCAGATGAAGAGGGGGACACACCACTTCACTATGCTGCTTTTGCTGGCAACACAGAGGCTGCGAGGATATTGGTGAAAAAAGACTCAAAATTGCCGCAGAAAACAAACACATATGGTCTGACGCCACTTCATTCAGCTGCTGCGAATGGCCAAAGGAAAGCAGTGTGCTATCTTCAATCAGTAACTCATGATAAGGATCCAAGTCCATTCGCTGGCAAAGTTGGTGTCAAACTTCTCAATCTTTTGATTACTGCTGATTTTTACG ATATTGCTGTTGATCTGCTAGAGCAATATCCTTCCTTAGCACTTGGAAAGGACACTGATGGAAAAACTGCCTTCCTGACATTGGCTCTAAAGCCAGGCGCATTCCAAAGTCGAATTCAGAAAGGATATTTCAGGAGCTTGTTCAATCATT TTTTTTCAGGTACTGAGTGTCCAAGCAGTTACCCTCAAGGTGGTGATGTGGAAAATGCAATTGGTAGTTCAGAAAAAGGCCTTACAAGTCCAACCATAGTGAAAAAAATGTCCAAGCATAAACAAGCGCTTAGGCTACTTGGACTCTTGATTTTTGAAACTTTAAAAGGGGATAACGCATCAAAAGTTAGGAAGCTATTATTAACTCCAGTGCGGCTTGCTGCTCGATTGGGGATTCATGAGTTTGTTGCAGAGGTTATTAAAGCCTACCCTCAATCACTTTGGGCATTCGATGAAAATGGAATGAGTTATTTTCATTTGGCAGTAAAATATCGCCATGAAAACATTTTCAGTCTCCTTTGCCATCAAATGAGTTCTCGGAAGCATTTTATAACCAGATCACGAGACAGATTTGGCAATAACTTGCTGCATTTGGCAGGGGAATTGCAGCCATCAGATAAGGTTTCCGGTGCTGCGCTGCAAATGCAACGAGAGTTGCAATGGTTCCAG GAAGTTGAAAAGGTTGTCCAACCCTCATACAAAGAAATGAAAAATAGAAAAGGTAAAACTCCAAGAATGGTGTTTACTGAAGAGCACAAGGTCTTACGCAAACAAGGTGAGAAATGGATAAAGGACACAGCTTCATCGTGCATAGTTGTGGCAGCACTCGTTGTCACAGTTACATTTTCTGCAGCTTTCACTGTGCCAGGAGGCAATACTAGCGATGAAGGGATCCCAATTTATTTAAAAGACGCAGCTTTCCTCATTTTTGCAACATCAGATGTATTTGCTCTCTTCTTTTCATCCACCTCATTATTGATGTTTCTGGGCATACTTACATCACGCTACTCAGAATATGATTTTCTCAAAGCCTTACCAATGAGGATGAGCATCGGTCTTATCTCATTATTCTTTTCCATTGTGTCCATGCTCGTTTCTTTTGGCTCATCCCTTCAAATAGTTCTATCTCATAGTGTTGATAGGATTTGCGTTCCAATTAGCTTACTAGCTTGCGTGCCAATCACCTTGTTTGCAATTTTGCAGTTCCCTCTTTTAGTTGAAATAGTCTCATCCACATTTGGACCTGGCATTTTCCGCAAACGAAATGATGAAATAATCATGTAA